A genome region from Thermoplasmata archaeon includes the following:
- a CDS encoding ferredoxin family protein has protein sequence MHPEINPDYCKGCHLCIHVCPRKVYSKSEKISKRGAVLPNVEHPDKCVNAKKKKGEELSCELCVLSCPDQAIKFLED, from the coding sequence ATGCATCCTGAAATAAACCCCGACTACTGCAAGGGTTGTCATCTCTGCATTCATGTCTGTCCCAGAAAGGTCTATTCTAAGAGTGAAAAAATATCGAAGCGAGGTGCTGTGCTGCCAAATGTTGAGCATCCTGATAAATGCGTTAATGCAAAGAAGAAAAAGGGCGAGGAACTTTCTTGCGAACTCTGTGTGCTTTCCTGCCCAGACCAAGCAATAAAATTCTTGGAGGATTAA